From Peptoanaerobacter stomatis, one genomic window encodes:
- a CDS encoding RDD family protein: MLFKNNKNTDKVTDFIENNEANMANKENSSKNQTVTLTAKDMVDETANTIILEKSAIANTKLEDETEENLTNINFNKQDMDKKVDEFYSEYKDENHEEYNSTGVKETVPSFAQDESSPSDIYIKNNMYAGFWIRGLAFLIDYFLVCGIKNIIDYSNIFTLGYVLNNMMWIILFVLYNFISVYITNGYTIGKILTNIKVVPEKKEYMDFSTTFVREVAGKYILLKLPIIFFFLVFSSKKHSLIDYLSDTSVIREKYLPYFEKLTNDSKIQ; this comes from the coding sequence ATGTTATTCAAAAATAATAAAAATACAGACAAAGTTACAGATTTTATAGAAAATAATGAAGCAAATATGGCAAACAAAGAAAATTCATCAAAAAATCAAACTGTAACATTAACCGCCAAAGATATGGTCGATGAAACTGCAAATACTATAATACTTGAAAAATCTGCCATAGCAAACACAAAGCTCGAAGACGAAACTGAAGAAAACTTAACAAATATAAATTTTAACAAACAAGATATGGATAAAAAAGTAGACGAGTTTTATAGCGAATACAAAGACGAAAACCATGAAGAATACAACAGCACAGGCGTAAAAGAAACCGTCCCTTCATTTGCGCAAGATGAATCCTCACCCTCAGATATTTATATAAAAAACAATATGTATGCAGGTTTTTGGATAAGAGGTCTTGCATTTTTGATAGACTATTTTTTAGTCTGCGGAATAAAAAACATAATTGATTATTCAAACATATTTACCTTAGGCTATGTATTAAATAATATGATGTGGATAATATTATTCGTACTTTACAACTTCATATCTGTATATATTACAAACGGCTATACCATAGGTAAAATACTTACAAATATTAAAGTTGTACCCGAAAAAAAAGAATATATGGACTTTTCAACAACTTTTGTTAGAGAAGTAGCAGGAAAATATATCCTGTTAAAACTTCCTATAATATTTTTCTTCTTAGTATTTTCAAGTAAAAAACACAGTCTTATAGATTATCTTTCTGACACAAGCGTAATTAGAGAAAAATATTTACCATATTTTGAAAAACTTACAAATGATAGTAAAATTCAATAG
- a CDS encoding AEC family transporter encodes MKKLDINIVINKLIMLLFLTLLGYIGRKKNILNDIYNKGFSVLILNFTLPCMIITSMLSTGAQIGKFQIVQILLLGFCMYGSLTLIAKFISKAFKADDLEDGVYRFCTVFNNNIFIGFPIIQSMLGDEALFYAAVLSIANTLFMFSVGTYFMSKHKKAEKISIKKILNPGIVTSVICTILYFSGFTLPNMLKDVCEQVGNITVPLSMIVIGVSLADIPVKDVVKDIKIYIFSILRMIIIPVLFFFILSPIISDKMILHVIIITMAMPGATLCVSMATEYDSDIMLASKYVFMSTVLSIATIPLVIKIIA; translated from the coding sequence GTGAAAAAATTGGATATAAATATAGTAATTAACAAACTTATAATGCTTTTATTTTTAACATTGCTCGGTTATATAGGCAGAAAAAAGAACATATTAAACGATATATATAACAAGGGTTTTTCAGTGCTTATACTTAACTTTACTTTGCCTTGTATGATTATAACGTCTATGTTAAGCACAGGTGCACAAATAGGCAAATTTCAAATTGTACAGATTTTATTATTAGGTTTTTGTATGTACGGATCTTTGACACTTATAGCAAAATTTATATCAAAAGCGTTCAAAGCAGACGATTTGGAAGACGGAGTTTACAGATTTTGTACAGTTTTTAACAACAATATCTTCATAGGTTTTCCAATTATTCAAAGTATGCTTGGAGATGAAGCCTTATTTTATGCTGCTGTATTAAGCATAGCAAACACTCTGTTTATGTTTTCGGTCGGAACATATTTTATGAGTAAGCACAAAAAAGCCGAAAAAATCTCCATAAAAAAGATATTAAACCCCGGTATAGTTACATCTGTAATCTGCACAATACTATATTTTTCAGGTTTTACTCTTCCTAATATGTTGAAAGATGTCTGCGAACAAGTAGGAAATATAACAGTACCTCTGTCAATGATAGTAATAGGTGTATCACTTGCGGATATTCCTGTGAAAGATGTTGTAAAAGACATAAAAATATATATTTTCTCAATCCTAAGAATGATTATAATACCGGTGTTGTTTTTCTTCATACTTTCACCTATAATATCAGACAAGATGATATTGCATGTGATTATAATAACTATGGCTATGCCAGGTGCAACACTATGCGTATCAATGGCGACAGAATATGACTCCGACATTATGCTCGCATCAAAATATGTATTTATGTCCACAGTGCTTTCAATAGCAACAATACCGCTTGTAATAAAAATCATAGCTTAG
- a CDS encoding flavodoxin family protein: protein MSNIAIICHSTHHGNTKKVVDEMAKAREIDIFTITQAKEQDFSSYEYIGFASGIYYQSLSKDILKLAQTICFNKNQKIFIVYTCGVINKKNTSKLEKIIKDKGMNITDTFCCKGYDTFGPFKLIGGIAKGHPSAKDLDNAKTFITNL, encoded by the coding sequence ATGAGTAATATAGCTATAATATGCCATTCAACACATCATGGCAACACAAAAAAAGTCGTTGATGAAATGGCAAAAGCAAGAGAAATAGACATTTTTACAATCACACAAGCAAAAGAACAAGATTTTTCCTCTTATGAATATATAGGCTTTGCGTCAGGCATATACTACCAAAGTTTGAGCAAAGACATACTGAAATTGGCACAAACCATTTGCTTTAATAAAAATCAAAAAATATTTATAGTCTATACCTGTGGTGTAATTAACAAAAAAAATACTTCAAAATTAGAAAAAATTATAAAAGATAAAGGTATGAACATAACAGATACATTTTGTTGTAAAGGATACGACACCTTCGGTCCTTTCAAGCTCATAGGCGGAATTGCAAAAGGACATCCAAGCGCAAAAGATCTTGACAATGCTAAAACATTTATAACAAATCTATAA
- the mnmE gene encoding tRNA uridine-5-carboxymethylaminomethyl(34) synthesis GTPase MnmE — MYTFDTIVAPATASGTASINIIRISGKDAVNIGEKIFTPKIAKNSLSQNPRKLIYGHIVHNEKIIDEVMACYMNAPHTFTCEDVVEINCHGGKKSVEEIISIILTSGARLAENGEFTKRAFLNGRIDLSQAESVIDIINAKSSKAFENAQKQLQGKLSKRIFDIDNTLKKSLAQITVAIDFPEEDVPEVTRQELTVDLDYCVENLQKLEKTYKDGKIISDGINIAIIGRPNVGKSSLLNELLEENRAIVTDIAGTTRDIIQESLSINGLCVNLVDTAGIRDTSDVVEKIGVERSISSIENADIILLMLDNSTEISNDDINLIEKLQQKQYIVLINKSDLDSKLNINHIPDFIDKNNIMNISAEKKEGIEQLKEKIYSMAITYEDENTNSVILTNSRHYALIQNTISSLKDAKTAILNDVELDIVETDYKDALQYLGEITGESVSESLLDTIFSQFCIGK, encoded by the coding sequence ATGTACACATTCGACACTATAGTTGCCCCTGCAACAGCGAGCGGTACAGCAAGCATAAATATAATAAGAATAAGCGGAAAAGACGCTGTTAATATAGGTGAGAAGATTTTTACACCTAAAATCGCCAAAAACAGCCTGTCACAAAATCCGAGAAAATTAATTTACGGTCATATAGTACATAACGAAAAGATAATAGATGAAGTAATGGCTTGTTATATGAACGCTCCACACACATTTACCTGCGAAGATGTTGTCGAGATAAACTGTCACGGCGGTAAAAAAAGTGTTGAAGAAATAATATCCATAATACTCACAAGCGGTGCAAGACTTGCAGAAAACGGAGAGTTTACAAAAAGAGCATTTTTAAACGGAAGAATAGATTTGTCTCAGGCGGAGTCAGTTATTGATATAATAAATGCAAAATCTTCAAAAGCATTTGAAAATGCACAAAAACAATTACAAGGCAAATTATCAAAACGCATTTTCGATATAGATAACACCTTGAAAAAATCTCTCGCACAAATAACAGTCGCCATAGATTTTCCTGAAGAAGACGTACCCGAAGTCACAAGACAAGAGCTGACAGTAGATTTGGATTATTGCGTGGAAAATCTCCAAAAGCTCGAAAAAACATACAAGGACGGAAAAATAATATCTGACGGAATAAATATAGCAATTATCGGCAGACCTAACGTAGGAAAATCATCCTTGTTAAACGAACTCTTGGAAGAAAACAGAGCCATAGTTACCGATATAGCCGGCACAACAAGAGATATAATACAAGAAAGCTTAAGCATAAACGGTCTATGTGTAAATTTGGTAGATACAGCAGGAATAAGAGATACATCAGATGTAGTTGAAAAAATAGGCGTTGAGCGTTCAATATCATCAATAGAAAATGCCGACATAATTTTACTCATGCTTGACAATTCAACTGAAATATCAAACGATGATATAAATCTTATAGAAAAATTACAGCAAAAACAATATATCGTACTGATAAACAAATCCGATTTGGATAGCAAACTCAATATAAATCATATACCTGATTTTATTGATAAAAACAATATTATGAACATATCCGCAGAAAAAAAAGAAGGCATAGAGCAATTAAAAGAGAAAATATATTCTATGGCAATAACATATGAAGATGAAAATACAAACTCTGTAATACTCACAAATTCAAGACATTATGCACTTATACAAAATACCATATCCAGCCTTAAAGATGCAAAAACAGCCATATTAAATGATGTGGAGCTTGATATAGTAGAAACTGACTACAAAGACGCACTGCAATATTTGGGAGAGATAACAGGAGAAAGCGTCAGCGAAAGCTTACTTGATACCATATTCTCACAATTTTGTATAGGAAAATAA
- a CDS encoding GAF domain-containing protein: MQDYLLLELSIKSIANSDDRFISKLSNLSAVIYQYMDRLNWAGFYILDETWNNLYLGPFQGKMACSNIKISEGVCGKAVRDNAVQRVSDVHSFEGHIACDSDSKSEIVLPLKKDCKIWGVLDIDSPEKNRFSQEDEEFLTRMAQIIGENVFEEKKVYEGLFTNQWI, translated from the coding sequence ATGCAAGATTATTTGTTATTAGAATTATCTATAAAATCTATCGCAAATAGTGATGACAGATTTATAAGCAAATTATCAAATCTGTCGGCAGTTATATATCAATATATGGACAGACTTAATTGGGCAGGATTTTATATATTAGACGAAACTTGGAACAATTTATACTTAGGTCCATTCCAAGGCAAAATGGCTTGCAGCAATATAAAAATATCTGAAGGCGTATGTGGTAAAGCCGTTAGAGATAATGCCGTTCAGCGTGTATCTGATGTACACAGTTTTGAAGGACATATTGCGTGCGACTCTGACAGTAAAAGTGAGATAGTTTTGCCACTTAAAAAAGACTGTAAAATATGGGGAGTTTTAGATATAGATTCACCTGAAAAAAACAGATTTTCTCAAGAAGACGAAGAGTTTTTAACACGGATGGCACAAATAATAGGCGAAAATGTATTTGAAGAAAAAAAAGTTTATGAAGGACTTTTTACAAACCAATGGATATAA
- a CDS encoding TIGR01212 family radical SAM protein (This family includes YhcC from E. coli K-12, an uncharacterized radical SAM protein.), protein MIVNDKRYNNINFELKKHFSQKIIKLSLDGGFTCPTRDGKIDTRGCIFCSKNGSGEFTNFNTDIQIQIDEQIKLLSNKWQNCKYIAYFQNFTNTYKNADELTKLYNFALTNPDVVGLSVATRADCLGDDVLKVLDYFNKNTYLFVEVGLQSIHEDTANFIRRGYNLNTFENALTKLNELNIKTVVHTIVGLPTEDKNKMMQTYKYLNTKDIWGIKISQLNILKDTDLEIYYRKNPFYIMNADEYISFICDIIENLRDDIVIHRLTGDGAKDELIAPKWILNKRYVLNGIDKELKKRDTRQGDLYFL, encoded by the coding sequence ATGATAGTAAATGATAAACGATACAACAATATAAACTTTGAATTAAAAAAACATTTTTCACAAAAAATAATCAAACTTTCACTTGACGGAGGCTTTACCTGTCCGACAAGAGATGGCAAAATTGACACAAGAGGTTGCATATTTTGCTCCAAAAACGGTTCAGGTGAATTTACCAATTTTAACACAGATATACAAATACAAATCGATGAACAGATAAAACTATTATCAAACAAATGGCAAAATTGCAAATATATAGCATATTTTCAAAACTTTACCAATACATACAAAAACGCAGATGAACTTACGAAATTATATAACTTTGCACTAACCAATCCGGACGTCGTAGGCCTATCTGTCGCAACAAGAGCCGATTGTTTAGGTGATGATGTACTTAAAGTGCTTGATTATTTCAACAAGAATACATATTTATTTGTAGAAGTAGGATTACAAAGCATACACGAAGACACTGCAAACTTTATAAGGCGTGGTTATAATCTCAATACATTTGAAAATGCACTCACAAAATTGAATGAACTTAATATTAAAACTGTTGTACATACAATAGTAGGACTCCCCACAGAAGACAAAAACAAAATGATGCAAACTTATAAATATCTTAACACAAAAGATATATGGGGCATAAAAATAAGTCAACTGAATATATTAAAAGACACAGATTTAGAGATTTATTATAGAAAAAATCCGTTTTATATTATGAATGCAGATGAATATATATCCTTCATATGTGATATTATCGAAAACCTGAGAGATGACATAGTCATACACCGTCTTACAGGAGATGGTGCAAAAGATGAACTCATAGCTCCGAAATGGATATTGAACAAAAGATATGTATTAAACGGTATAGATAAAGAACTTAAAAAGAGAGATACTCGTCAAGGAGACTTATACTTTCTCTAA
- a CDS encoding DUF5050 domain-containing protein, with the protein MKKFKLMLLFTLILTILSSTSSNAAAKYSKIYPDCKTKKGKYTISYTTKKGLNLYVEGNSKPVVSIPYSQEILDYVLNDEKIYYSYNKKIMQFDISTKKKISIKEFKNNPNICAVRDEYIYVTVYPFDENHEGEYETDFYKINMKNKETKLLAKNASSIVLAENNIFYRPTTTDVSGQPLYSIDYNGKNLKKISDDVIHYQVINKKLYFVTESIQDFIQTVYVSNVDGTDKKQLAGNIDGYVYNITPTDIYYSVIGNDTKYYKLNLSTKKIEIVKQINTNVYELNY; encoded by the coding sequence ATGAAAAAATTTAAACTTATGTTATTGTTTACGCTTATACTTACAATCTTAAGCTCCACTTCTTCAAATGCAGCCGCCAAGTACTCCAAAATTTATCCTGATTGCAAAACAAAAAAAGGCAAATACACTATATCATACACTACAAAAAAAGGACTCAACTTATATGTAGAAGGAAACTCAAAGCCTGTTGTTTCTATTCCGTATTCACAGGAAATCCTTGATTACGTCTTGAATGACGAAAAGATATATTATTCCTATAATAAAAAAATTATGCAATTCGATATAAGCACAAAAAAGAAAATCTCCATAAAAGAGTTTAAAAATAATCCGAATATATGTGCTGTAAGAGATGAATACATATATGTAACTGTATATCCTTTTGACGAAAATCACGAAGGAGAATATGAAACTGATTTTTACAAAATAAATATGAAAAACAAAGAAACAAAATTACTTGCAAAAAATGCAAGTTCAATTGTACTTGCAGAAAATAATATATTTTACAGACCTACAACTACCGATGTAAGCGGTCAACCATTATACTCCATAGACTATAACGGCAAAAATTTAAAAAAAATATCAGATGATGTAATACACTACCAAGTAATTAATAAAAAGCTGTATTTTGTTACAGAATCAATCCAAGATTTTATACAAACAGTATATGTATCAAACGTAGACGGAACGGATAAAAAACAACTTGCAGGCAACATAGACGGTTACGTTTATAATATAACACCTACCGATATATATTATTCAGTTATAGGAAATGACACTAAATATTACAAACTCAATCTCAGTACAAAAAAAATCGAGATTGTAAAACAAATAAATACCAATGTATATGAGCTAAATTATTAA
- a CDS encoding DUF5050 domain-containing protein — MKSAKILAIFLSLFLGMSNIIYAQDTFSAISNANKTLKKGDYTYKIDYVDYNSILKVYNKNNKLVISLPKVYYALAGDKGFYYSTNDYNTSNTDIIYTNLTDNSSKVLYSKKSNSPGFINAVRDDYLYFQISDGEVAEETISPLYKLNLKTGKTSKIIEDAGEIHLSDNKIFYKKTSRNKETDTLYSSDLNGKNIKVIEKFANTLTVENNKLYYAAKKSDGSYCIYEMSEDLSGKKQISKPFYCTHILSITSKSAKYTVKENEVEETYKMDFASGKITKIN; from the coding sequence ATGAAATCTGCAAAGATACTTGCAATATTTTTATCCCTATTTTTAGGAATGTCCAATATTATATATGCTCAAGATACATTTTCAGCTATAAGCAATGCTAATAAAACACTGAAAAAAGGCGACTATACTTATAAAATTGATTATGTAGACTATAATTCTATATTAAAAGTATACAACAAAAACAATAAGTTGGTGATTTCATTGCCAAAAGTATATTATGCACTTGCAGGAGATAAAGGATTTTATTATTCAACCAACGACTACAACACCTCAAATACGGACATAATATATACAAATTTAACTGACAACTCATCAAAAGTATTATACAGCAAAAAATCGAATTCCCCTGGATTTATAAATGCAGTGAGAGACGATTATCTATATTTTCAAATATCAGACGGAGAAGTTGCCGAAGAAACAATATCACCATTATATAAATTGAACTTAAAAACCGGCAAAACATCAAAAATAATTGAAGATGCAGGAGAAATACACTTATCCGACAACAAGATATTCTACAAAAAAACTTCACGAAATAAAGAAACAGACACATTATATTCAAGCGACTTAAACGGAAAAAATATAAAAGTTATAGAAAAATTTGCAAATACATTAACAGTCGAAAACAACAAGCTCTACTATGCAGCAAAAAAATCTGACGGAAGTTACTGTATATATGAGATGAGCGAAGATTTATCAGGCAAAAAACAAATATCAAAGCCTTTTTACTGCACGCATATATTGAGCATTACAAGCAAAAGCGCTAAATACACAGTAAAAGAAAACGAAGTAGAAGAAACATACAAAATGGATTTTGCAAGCGGAAAAATCACAAAAATAAATTAA